The following nucleotide sequence is from Cellulosilyticum sp. I15G10I2.
TCTGAATTGGTCATATTTGTCTTTTTCTACTTTAAATACTATTTTAATGAATGTCTTATGCCGTTTAAACTTCAGATTCCTAATAGCTCCGTAATCAAATACATACTGCCTTCCAATACAATTCAACTTTCCCACTTCATACAGAATGATTTTTTTAGTGGTTAAATAACCACGATATTTAATGGGTATATCATTATAAGCCGCGAGCATCATAAATGCATACTCCGCGCTTGTCATATTCCCTAGATAAGTCAAAGATGTTAAGCTCCCTTCAAACTCAGCTTCTATATATTCATCTTCTTTCAACTCACTTCGAGCTGTTTGCCCCATCACTTCTAAATTTCTTTTTCTAATATATTGTTTTACTTTTGCTTTATCTTGTGCCCCTTTACCTCTATACGCTTCCCCTAGTTGTTCTAATTTTTCCACAGCATCGTCACTTACTATCTCATAGTGATCATTAACTTTTTTCATCATACCTACCTCCCATCCAGTTCCTAAGTTTACCCTTCCCCCTAGAAATACGCGTATAAATAGCTTGTGGTGTCATTTGCAGCTTTACACTTATTTCTTCAATAGAAAGATCTTCTAAATATCGCCACGTAAAAATCTGCTCATCTACTTCCTCTAGATTATGAAGCATTTTTTTTATTGCTATCTCGTCCTCTTTACCTATAACAATATCTTCTGCTGAATCATCTTGTCCGCCTACAGTTTCCTGCTTGTTTTCCCGATATAGTCTTCTGCATTTTCTGAGGTAATCAATAGCTTTAAACCTTACAATAGAAATAAGCCAATTTTTAAAAACTCCTTTTCGCGAATCATATTGATCTATTTTACTCCAAATAGTAAAAACAACATCATAATAACACTCTTCAACATCTTCATCTTTCATTTGATTCTTAAAAATACTATAAATAACACCATAAATGAGGTTGCTATACGTATCGATTAATAAATCAATTCCTTCAACATGCCTTTGCCGTAAGTATTTAGCGACTTGCTCTT
It contains:
- a CDS encoding sigma-70 family RNA polymerase sigma factor, which gives rise to MEEQVAKYLRQRHVEGIDLLIDTYSNLIYGVIYSIFKNQMKDEDVEECYYDVVFTIWSKIDQYDSRKGVFKNWLISIVRFKAIDYLRKCRRLYRENKQETVGGQDDSAEDIVIGKEDEIAIKKMLHNLEEVDEQIFTWRYLEDLSIEEISVKLQMTPQAIYTRISRGKGKLRNWMGGRYDEKS